The genomic stretch GACGGGTGGCCACGTCTTCCAGCTTCAGCTGACCAATGCCCAGTCCATGACCGAGACGGGATTTATCCCTGCCACGACAGGTAATTTCTGGGACGGCGATATCCATTTTGGGTTTAATATATCGAGGTCATTTCAGCTGAAGGACAAAGGTAAGAAGTGGTAAAAGGGTATCAAGTAAGAAGATGATAGTATTGAGTATTAAGTCCTGAGTATTGAGACATGAGACCTGATCATAACGTCTCCGAAAGTATCAGGGCAGGCTATTGCGAACGCAGAGCAACGGAGTGAGGCAATCTCCATCTCTTTAGACGAGACTGCCTCGTTCCCGATAGCCTCCGGGACAAGCTGTTCCTCTCTGTTTGGCACCATACAGGCCTGCTTGGCACCGGACAAGCCTGCTTGGCACCAGACAAGCCTGCTTGGCTTCAGACAAGCCTGTTTTACACCAGACAAGCCTGCTTGGCTTCAGACAGGCCTGCTTGGCTTCAGACAAGCCTGCTAAGAGCAGACAATTCGTCATGCTTGGTCACAGCTCTCGCTATAGCAAAAGTCCGGAGGAGTTTAAAAGGAATTGGTCAAAACTTTCATCTATGGAAAGACCAGTTATTACTATGTTTGACACTGAAAACCAATGATTAAGCCGGCCAACTATAATAAGGGAAGTACAATTTGTATAAAGCAAGCCAGCATTCCTCTCCGCGGTGGCGGAGAGGTTGGGGAATCTGTTGAATTGGTCAATGAGATAGAAAATATCAATGCAAGACTGCTTCAAGATAAGAGTCTACATTTTCCGCTGTAATTACTTCGAGGGGAAACAGCTCTTTTGAGGGGGCCTTTTTCTTAAAGAGAAGGTGATTGGCAAGGTGGTAGATGCCACGGAACAATTGTCGACTGGGATTTTGGTGGATTAAAAAGGCTATTTTGTCATTTTTTAGTAAGGCTATATTTTCTTTGAGCAGGTCATATCCTACAATGCTGATGTGCCCAAGGCCATTTTTTTCAAGTACACCAGCGGTTAATTTAGCTCCAGATGATGTGGGGATAAACAGGCCTTTGATGTCATTTTTCTTGATGGCAATAATGAGCTTTTCCTCAAAAGTGTCCATATCATTTCCTTCTATGATTACTGCACTTACTGTTTGTGAAGGGCGTATTGACCGAAAAAAATCTCTGAAGCCCCTTTCTTTTTCACGGAAATGGACCGAGTGCTGTACACTTTCCCTGATGTGCAGGATAGTCACTTTTCCTTCCCTGTGTTTGGAAGCGAGGTGGAGCAATGAAGCCCCGAGTTTTCCACTTTGATATGAATCCTGACCGATAAAAGAAAGTGGTGATACTTCTGATATCATGGTGTTAAAGTGTATATAGGGAATACCAAGCTGGTCAAGTTGTTTAAAGAAATCAACCGCCTCATTTTGGAAGATAGGAGCGCTCACTACGGCGTCTGGAGAGGCTTTTAGTAACTTTTCAGCTGCTGCTGTATATGATTTGGCGTTTTCCAATTCAAAAAAATAAGGCTGAAGTTCCATGTGGTAAGGCCTCCATTCTTTTTGCGCGATATCCAGTCCCGTCAAGGATAGCTTCCAGTACGGGTCTTGGCCTGGATGTGGGATCAAAAGCGCTATGGTAAACACTTTACTGGAACCAAGGGTCTTGGCAAGTAAATTTGGAGTGTAATCGATTTCTTCAAGGACTTTTTCTACCTTTTTCCTGGCCTTTTCCGAAACCTTTCCTCTTTTGTGGATCACACGGTCCACTGTGCCAACAGACACACCGGAAAGCTTGGCAATGTCCTTAATCCGGATCATATTTTTATTCATAGGGTCATTCATGTTAGGGTATTGTTAGTCGCTTTACAAAATTATTAATTATTCAAATGATGAATATAGAAATCAAATTCCAATCAGTTGTCATTTTAGGAATTGGTAACGTTTGCATAATCTAAGATTTAATTAGTCACCTATAAAATGCTTCTATTAAGGATTTTTTAACTAACGGCGATAAATAGGTGTTTTTCACTAATTGAGAAGTCTGTATTGTTAGTTAGTGTTTCCGCAAACAAATAAAGTGTGTGCGCAAACAATTTCAAAATATTTTTTGAAAAGAACATTATAATTTCTACTTTGGTCAGGTGAAAAAATCAACAAAGTCAAGTGAATTGCTTTAAATAATTGTTTAAAAATGAAACAGCCACAAGCTTTTATTGATTTTCAGGTCACAAAGGCAAAAAGGATAGTAAACGGGTAATCAGCCAAGCAGGCGCTGGTTTGAAACCCTGAAGCTTAGCTATGGGGAGTAGGAAACTAAAAAAACACAAAGTAAATTAATTTAATTTTATGAAGCACAAACTTTTACTTACAACAATGCTTTGCCTATTGCTGGGATTTTCGGCTTGGGCACAAGGAACTGTAACAGGAACGATCACCGATGAGGATGGTGAACCGATTCCTGGAGCCAGTATCAGGGTGGTAGATACCAATCTTGGTACAGTTACCGATTTGGACGGAGCCTATAAGATAGATGTTCCAGCTGGTAAAACGATATTGACCTTTTCTTTTGTGGGTTTTGAAACTCAGGAGGAAGAGATTGGTGGGCGGACAAAAATAGATGTGACACTTTCTCCAAGTGTTAGTGACCTCCAAGAGGTGGTGGTCACAGGAGCCATGGGCATTGAAAAGGATCCTAGAAAACTGGGTTATGCAGTATCCACGGTAGACTCCAAGGATATTCTCCAGTCGTCTCCAACAAACGTTGCTTCAGCGCTTTATGCGAAGGCTCCAGGGGTGACCATTTCCACCAATCCCGGTGGAGCGACCAGTGCCGTGGCCGTTCAGATTCGTGGTCTTAGCTCCATAAGTTATCAGCAGCAACCGCTGTTGGTAGTAGATGGGGTGATTTCGCGAAATGGAGATACCAATAACGATGGCTACTGGAGCAGTCCAAGGATCAAGGGCAACGGTATTTTGGACATTAACCCTGAAAATATTGAAAGCATAAACATTCTAAAAGGTGCTGCTGCTTCCGCACTGTACGGCTCGGATGCTGCTGCCGGTGTGATCGTAATTACCACTAAGGATGGAGGTAAGTCCAATGGTTTTGGAGTGGATTTTAATGTTTCTTATGGTGTAGAAAAAGTTGGCGTATTGCCTGATGTACAAAATATTTTTGGTCCTGGATATGATCGTGCGACCAATATGTCCATGGGGGCTGATGAAAATGGATGGGTAGAAAGAGAAGTTAATGGCCAGACGGTACATTCTCCTCTATTCAATGCTTGGGGACAGTTTGGTCCTAAGATGGATGGAAGGGATGTTTACTTCTGGGATGGGGAAACCAGACCTTATATAGCCTATGAGGATAACATGAAGAACTTTTACAGAACAGGTCACAGCGGTATTTATAATGTGGCTATTTCCAATGGTTCTGAAAAGTCCAATTATAGACTTTCCTATACCAGAAATGACTATAGGGGAGTGATGGAAGGTGGTGAGCAAAATAAAAACACCTTTAACCTGAACTCTAAATACCAAGTGGCGCCAAAAGTAAATGTGGACCTAGTAGCGACATACATCAGTGAGAAGGTCACTAACCGTCCTTGGATGGTGGACAGGATGAGCAATAACTACAGTGGTTTTTTGAATCCTGCCACTGATATCAGATGGTTTGAAGAAAAATATAAGACCAGCAAAGGATATAAATATATTCCTGCCAATGGAAACTTGTATGATCCTGACGAAGCATTTGCTTTGGTGACTGCGGGTACACCGTATATGGATTATTATTGGACACAGAGAGCTCGCCAATTTACAGAAAACACCAATCGCTTGATGGGTGCGATGACCGTTACCTATGACATTTTGGATAACTTGACTGTAAGAGGACGTGTAGGAACAGACTATACAGGATATGCTACCGAAAATAAGGAGCCTAACACTGTGCCATTATCCATAGATAACTCCGGTGTTTATGGTACTAGTCAAGATCAATATCGTATTTTCTATGGTGATGTACTGGTAAGTTATAATGCTTCTTTGGGAAATGGATATGACCTCAACCTGAGAGCAGGTTATCAGGCGAGAGAAGAAAACTAC from Echinicola soli encodes the following:
- a CDS encoding LacI family DNA-binding transcriptional regulator produces the protein MNKNMIRIKDIAKLSGVSVGTVDRVIHKRGKVSEKARKKVEKVLEEIDYTPNLLAKTLGSSKVFTIALLIPHPGQDPYWKLSLTGLDIAQKEWRPYHMELQPYFFELENAKSYTAAAEKLLKASPDAVVSAPIFQNEAVDFFKQLDQLGIPYIHFNTMISEVSPLSFIGQDSYQSGKLGASLLHLASKHREGKVTILHIRESVQHSVHFREKERGFRDFFRSIRPSQTVSAVIIEGNDMDTFEEKLIIAIKKNDIKGLFIPTSSGAKLTAGVLEKNGLGHISIVGYDLLKENIALLKNDKIAFLIHQNPSRQLFRGIYHLANHLLFKKKAPSKELFPLEVITAENVDSYLEAVLH
- a CDS encoding SusC/RagA family TonB-linked outer membrane protein; amino-acid sequence: MKHKLLLTTMLCLLLGFSAWAQGTVTGTITDEDGEPIPGASIRVVDTNLGTVTDLDGAYKIDVPAGKTILTFSFVGFETQEEEIGGRTKIDVTLSPSVSDLQEVVVTGAMGIEKDPRKLGYAVSTVDSKDILQSSPTNVASALYAKAPGVTISTNPGGATSAVAVQIRGLSSISYQQQPLLVVDGVISRNGDTNNDGYWSSPRIKGNGILDINPENIESINILKGAAASALYGSDAAAGVIVITTKDGGKSNGFGVDFNVSYGVEKVGVLPDVQNIFGPGYDRATNMSMGADENGWVEREVNGQTVHSPLFNAWGQFGPKMDGRDVYFWDGETRPYIAYEDNMKNFYRTGHSGIYNVAISNGSEKSNYRLSYTRNDYRGVMEGGEQNKNTFNLNSKYQVAPKVNVDLVATYISEKVTNRPWMVDRMSNNYSGFLNPATDIRWFEEKYKTSKGYKYIPANGNLYDPDEAFALVTAGTPYMDYYWTQRARQFTENTNRLMGAMTVTYDILDNLTVRGRVGTDYTGYATENKEPNTVPLSIDNSGVYGTSQDQYRIFYGDVLVSYNASLGNGYDLNLRAGYQAREENYRYTSQNTQGGLTEENWFSLNASRQNSRGYSTRSYLVKDGLFAMASLDVKDFLFIESSLRQERTSTLYFDNNKFIYPSISAAFELSQVATLPEFITYSKIRSSYGVVGNPAPAYQANVVYNAASIDGRPALYPLAQYGNNGLQNELKHEAEIGWENRFANNRLGLNLTYYQNTIKDMILPLQIPTSTGANTILSNVGNMQNYGLEVGISATPVQTSDWVWDIQINTGFNRNKVTTLMPGLETLIHSRPDNGSLQIVSQIGEPAGDIMGYTLTRDNKGELLVGDDGYYIPDYDNLVKLGNVQPKAAGGFINNIGYKNFNLNAVIDYKWGGQVYSPSIQYMRSAGMLEETLFGRSEEYGGLPYYVNGEGAFVSAEGMAEGPNGESIYHDGMIMDGVTSDGSQNTTIVDAPNYYLNTYYWGSYPGSGLAGTYESAVFDNNYIKLRELVVSYTLPKAVGKKFKVQNMTISAYGRNLFYLYKSLPHLDPEAAVGTNYLTRGGIGNGGAASRSYGMSIRASF